A region from the Nostoc sp. HK-01 genome encodes:
- a CDS encoding GAF sensor signal transduction histidine kinase, which produces MTITANSQLPNLFSQNLEDIAHQTDGSLPTLGAELVYMQDGSGRYLSFYWQHSEVLGLNPEQIVNGSHDEEIFTPVDKVAYLERLHRILESLVPEKLQCWFRYHQELCELELVICPIMPPLGTAATTVVVMGRLLQATVNQKELSKTPKAPTPIELALRSQQHQKLVNKITRNIRRTLDLDIIWQQTVDNLGKALKLERCIICPYQPSSSKVRVIAEYHQPERSSMLGLEIDVASEPAFAQALATLEPVVMEIAKYALCPEQKVLVVATCYQDQANGLIALNVRDECYPLTTAELELAKEVADQLGTAIAHATLYKELEAARQKAEEASRLKSEFLANVSHEIRTPLNGMIGFLKLILEGMADDPEEQHQFLLEAHQSSIHLLNIINDILDIAKIEAGKMELDCAPVQLDELFCGVESFMRPQAEMKNLSFRMQIPTTCDEIVVQGNYQRLLQVMLNLVNNAIKFTHEGGITITADIVQKKVKFQEQQFPGLVRVRVADTGIGVSLDKQDKLFQLFSQVDGSRTRQYGGTGLGLAISQKLIEAMGGEVHFYSLGEGLGSTVTFTVPLYQRPVIVSSTDNNLDCAC; this is translated from the coding sequence ATGACTATTACTGCCAACTCCCAATTGCCAAACTTATTTTCTCAAAATCTGGAAGACATAGCTCATCAAACGGATGGCTCGTTACCAACTCTCGGTGCTGAGTTGGTCTATATGCAAGATGGGTCAGGCCGCTACCTGTCATTTTATTGGCAGCACAGCGAAGTTCTGGGATTAAACCCTGAGCAAATAGTGAATGGTAGCCATGATGAGGAAATTTTTACTCCTGTGGATAAGGTAGCTTATCTAGAACGATTGCACCGAATTTTAGAAAGTTTGGTGCCAGAAAAGTTGCAATGTTGGTTTCGCTACCACCAAGAGTTGTGCGAGTTGGAATTAGTAATTTGTCCGATCATGCCGCCACTAGGAACTGCCGCCACTACAGTTGTAGTGATGGGACGGTTATTACAGGCAACAGTTAATCAAAAAGAACTCAGTAAAACACCAAAAGCGCCTACACCAATCGAGTTGGCTTTACGTTCGCAGCAACATCAAAAACTAGTAAATAAAATTACTAGAAATATTCGCCGAACTTTGGATTTAGACATTATATGGCAGCAAACAGTAGACAATTTGGGTAAAGCCCTAAAGCTAGAACGTTGCATTATCTGTCCCTATCAGCCCTCTAGCTCAAAAGTGCGAGTTATAGCAGAGTATCATCAGCCAGAACGGAGTTCGATGCTTGGCTTAGAAATAGATGTAGCTTCTGAGCCAGCATTTGCTCAAGCGTTAGCCACTTTAGAACCAGTGGTGATGGAGATAGCGAAATATGCACTGTGTCCAGAGCAGAAAGTTTTAGTAGTAGCAACATGTTATCAAGACCAAGCAAATGGCTTGATTGCCTTAAATGTACGGGATGAATGCTATCCGCTGACAACTGCCGAACTTGAACTAGCCAAAGAAGTAGCCGATCAATTAGGAACTGCGATCGCTCATGCTACTTTATATAAAGAATTAGAAGCCGCCCGCCAAAAAGCTGAAGAAGCCTCACGCCTCAAAAGTGAATTTTTAGCCAACGTCTCCCATGAAATTCGCACTCCCCTCAACGGGATGATTGGCTTTTTGAAGTTAATCCTAGAGGGTATGGCAGATGACCCAGAAGAACAACATCAGTTTCTCTTAGAAGCACATCAATCATCAATCCACCTGCTCAACATCATCAACGATATTTTGGACATTGCCAAAATCGAAGCAGGCAAAATGGAATTAGATTGCGCTCCCGTCCAGTTAGATGAGCTATTTTGTGGTGTAGAAAGTTTCATGCGTCCCCAAGCAGAGATGAAAAACCTCAGTTTTCGGATGCAAATTCCCACCACCTGCGATGAAATCGTTGTCCAAGGCAATTATCAACGGCTGCTCCAAGTGATGCTGAACTTGGTAAATAATGCAATTAAATTTACCCATGAAGGCGGTATTACCATCACCGCCGATATAGTACAGAAAAAGGTGAAATTTCAAGAACAGCAATTTCCTGGTCTAGTGAGAGTGAGGGTAGCCGATACCGGAATTGGTGTTTCATTAGACAAACAAGATAAATTATTTCAATTATTTTCTCAAGTAGATGGTTCCCGCACTCGTCAGTATGGCGGTACAGGATTGGGACTGGCAATCTCCCAAAAGCTGATTGAAGCAATGGGTGGTGAAGTGCATTTCTACAGTCTGGGTGAAGGACTTGGCTCAACCGTTACCTTTACAGTGCCTTTGTATCAACGACCAGTAATTGTTTCATCAACAGACAATAATTTAGATTGCGCTTGTTAA
- a CDS encoding acetolactate synthase 3 catalytic subunit — MTLSLPSPISPAKTENQNQSAAQSSVVTPKRATGGFALLDSLLRHGVEYIFGYPGGAILPIYDDLYKVESTGALKHILVRHEQGAAHAADGYARATGKVGVCFGTSGPGATNLVTGIATAYMDSIPMVVVTGQVPRKMIGTDAFQETDIYGITLPIVKHSYVVRDPKDMARIVAEAFHIASTGRPGPVLIDVPKDVAFEEFDYVPIEPGTVKLPGYRPTVKGNPRQINAAIKLIKESRRPLLYVGGGAIAANAHEEVLQLAELFNIPVTTTLMGIGAFDEHHPLSLGMLGMHGTAYANFAVSDCDLLICVGARFDDRVTGKLDEFASRAKVIHIDIDPAEVGKNRIPEVPIVGDVRNVLVDLLRRCKQSGAKPTPNQNQEWLSLINRWREEYPLVVPQHPDSISPQEAIVEVSRQAPHAFYTTDVGQHQMWAAQFLKNGPRRWISSAGLGTMGFGLPAAIGAKVAFPNDEVICISGDASFQMCLQELGTAAQYGINVKTVIVNNGWQGMVRQWQQAFHGERYSCSNMEVGMPDIELLAKAYGIKGIVVKEREQLKDAIAEMLAHNGPVILNVHVTRDENCYPMVAPGKSNAQMVGLPKQPLKSSIEPVCCSHCGSMNAPNHNFCAECGTKL; from the coding sequence GTGACCTTGAGCTTGCCTTCCCCGATTAGTCCCGCAAAAACCGAGAATCAAAACCAGTCTGCGGCTCAATCGTCAGTTGTGACCCCCAAACGGGCAACTGGTGGTTTCGCATTACTAGACAGCCTCCTCCGCCACGGAGTTGAATATATTTTTGGTTATCCCGGTGGAGCAATCCTACCGATTTATGATGATTTATACAAAGTGGAATCCACTGGTGCGCTGAAGCACATACTGGTGCGGCACGAACAAGGCGCAGCCCACGCCGCAGATGGCTATGCTCGTGCCACAGGGAAGGTAGGAGTTTGTTTTGGTACTTCTGGCCCTGGAGCAACAAACTTGGTGACAGGCATCGCTACAGCCTACATGGACTCGATTCCAATGGTTGTGGTAACAGGACAAGTCCCCCGCAAAATGATCGGTACAGATGCGTTTCAAGAAACCGATATTTACGGCATTACTTTACCAATAGTCAAGCACTCTTATGTAGTGCGCGATCCCAAAGACATGGCGCGAATTGTGGCTGAAGCGTTCCACATCGCCAGTACGGGAAGGCCAGGGCCAGTTTTAATTGATGTCCCCAAAGATGTGGCCTTTGAAGAATTTGATTATGTGCCAATAGAACCAGGTACAGTTAAATTACCAGGATATCGCCCTACAGTTAAGGGAAATCCCCGCCAAATCAACGCGGCAATTAAGTTAATTAAAGAAAGTCGCCGCCCATTGCTGTATGTTGGTGGTGGTGCGATCGCCGCTAATGCCCATGAAGAAGTTCTGCAATTAGCTGAACTATTTAATATTCCTGTCACCACTACATTGATGGGGATTGGGGCATTTGATGAACATCATCCGCTATCTTTAGGGATGTTGGGAATGCACGGTACAGCCTACGCTAACTTTGCTGTGAGTGATTGTGATTTGCTCATTTGTGTAGGCGCAAGATTTGACGATCGCGTCACTGGTAAATTAGATGAGTTTGCTTCCCGTGCCAAAGTTATCCACATTGATATTGACCCAGCGGAAGTAGGTAAAAACCGCATTCCCGAAGTCCCCATTGTTGGCGATGTCCGCAATGTCTTAGTTGACTTGTTGCGCCGCTGTAAGCAATCAGGTGCCAAACCTACACCTAACCAAAACCAAGAATGGTTAAGTTTAATTAATCGTTGGCGGGAAGAGTATCCGTTAGTAGTACCACAGCACCCCGACAGCATCTCACCCCAAGAAGCAATTGTTGAAGTTAGTCGCCAAGCACCCCACGCCTTCTACACCACAGATGTGGGTCAACATCAAATGTGGGCGGCGCAATTCCTCAAAAATGGCCCACGCCGCTGGATTTCCAGTGCTGGCTTAGGCACAATGGGTTTTGGCTTACCTGCGGCTATTGGTGCAAAAGTAGCCTTCCCCAATGATGAAGTAATCTGTATTAGCGGTGATGCCAGTTTCCAAATGTGTTTACAAGAATTGGGAACCGCTGCACAATATGGGATTAATGTCAAGACTGTAATTGTCAACAACGGCTGGCAGGGAATGGTACGCCAGTGGCAACAAGCTTTCCACGGCGAGCGTTATTCCTGCTCAAATATGGAAGTCGGGATGCCAGATATTGAATTGTTGGCGAAAGCTTATGGTATCAAAGGCATTGTCGTGAAAGAACGGGAGCAATTAAAAGATGCGATCGCCGAAATGTTAGCACATAACGGCCCCGTAATCTTGAATGTCCATGTTACTAGAGACGAAAACTGTTATCCAATGGTAGCCCCTGGTAAGAGCAATGCTCAAATGGTCGGCTTACCCAAGCAGCCACTAAAAAGTTCTATAGAACCAGTTTGTTGTAGTCACTGCGGTAGCATGAATGCGCCTAACCATAACTTCTGTGCTGAGTGTGGGACGAAGTTGTAA
- a CDS encoding GTP-binding protein LepA yields MTDVPAVRIRNFCIIAHIDHGKSTLADRLLQATGTVDVRQMKEQFLDNMDLERERGITIKLQAARMNYTAKDGQQYVLNLIDTPGHVDFSYEVSRSLAACEGALLVVDASQGVEAQTLANVYLALEHNLEIIPVLNKIDLPGAEPDRVIGEIEEIIGLDCSGAILASAKEGIGINEILETIVERVPPAPNTVDQRLRALIFDSYYDSYRGVIVYFRVMDGRVKKGDRVYLMASGKEYEIDELGVLSPTQKQVDELHAGEVGYFAAAIKAVADARVGDTITLSNAKAEEPLPGYTEANPMVFCGMFPIDADQFEDLREALEKLRLNDAALHYEPETSSAMGFGFRCGFLGLLHMEIVQERLEREYDLDLIITAPSVVYRVTTLKGEELYIDNPSHLPEPNAREKIEEPYVKVEMITPETYVGTLMELSQNRRGIFKDMKYLTQGRTTLTYELPLAEVVTDFFDQMKSRSRGYASMEYHLIGYRENPLVKLDIMINGDPVDSLAMIVHRDKAYNVGRSMAEKLKELIPRHQFKVPIQASIGSKVIASEHIPALRKDVLAKCYGGDISRKKKLLQKQAKGKKRMKAVGTVDVPQEAFMAVLRLDQN; encoded by the coding sequence ATGACTGACGTTCCCGCAGTTCGCATTCGCAATTTCTGTATTATTGCTCACATTGATCACGGGAAATCAACCCTCGCCGATCGCTTACTGCAAGCTACTGGCACTGTTGACGTGCGGCAGATGAAGGAGCAGTTTCTCGACAATATGGATTTAGAACGGGAGCGCGGCATTACAATTAAGCTGCAAGCTGCCCGAATGAATTACACTGCTAAAGATGGTCAGCAGTATGTATTAAATTTAATTGATACTCCCGGACACGTAGACTTTTCTTATGAAGTGTCTCGCAGTTTAGCTGCTTGTGAAGGGGCATTGTTGGTTGTAGACGCATCTCAAGGTGTGGAAGCGCAAACTTTGGCAAATGTCTATTTGGCGTTAGAACATAACCTGGAAATTATTCCAGTTTTGAATAAAATTGACCTTCCTGGTGCAGAACCAGACCGGGTGATTGGTGAAATTGAAGAAATTATCGGTCTCGATTGCAGCGGGGCAATTTTAGCCTCAGCCAAAGAGGGCATAGGAATTAACGAAATTTTAGAGACAATTGTTGAACGCGTTCCACCAGCACCCAATACCGTAGATCAGCGCTTACGAGCGTTAATTTTTGATAGCTATTATGATTCTTATCGGGGTGTAATTGTCTACTTCCGGGTGATGGATGGTCGGGTAAAAAAAGGCGATCGCGTCTATTTAATGGCATCTGGCAAAGAATACGAAATCGACGAGTTGGGTGTCCTGTCTCCCACTCAGAAGCAAGTTGATGAACTTCACGCTGGCGAAGTAGGATATTTCGCCGCAGCTATTAAAGCGGTAGCTGATGCGCGGGTAGGGGATACGATTACTTTATCTAATGCCAAAGCGGAAGAACCTTTACCTGGTTACACCGAAGCTAACCCAATGGTCTTTTGCGGGATGTTCCCCATTGATGCTGACCAATTTGAAGACTTGCGAGAAGCTTTAGAAAAACTCAGGCTGAATGATGCAGCGCTGCACTACGAACCAGAAACTTCCAGCGCGATGGGTTTTGGCTTTCGGTGTGGGTTCTTGGGTTTGCTACACATGGAAATTGTCCAAGAACGGTTAGAACGCGAATATGACTTGGATCTAATTATTACTGCCCCATCTGTGGTTTACCGTGTAACTACGCTCAAGGGTGAAGAGTTATATATTGATAACCCTAGCCATTTGCCTGAACCAAACGCTCGCGAAAAAATCGAAGAACCTTATGTCAAGGTAGAGATGATTACGCCGGAAACATACGTGGGGACTTTGATGGAGTTGTCACAAAATCGGCGGGGTATCTTCAAGGATATGAAATATCTTACCCAAGGGCGGACAACCCTAACCTATGAGTTACCCTTAGCAGAAGTTGTCACCGACTTTTTTGACCAAATGAAATCGCGATCGCGCGGTTATGCCAGTATGGAATATCATCTCATCGGCTACCGCGAAAATCCACTGGTGAAGCTGGATATCATGATCAACGGCGACCCAGTTGATTCCTTAGCGATGATTGTCCACCGCGATAAAGCTTATAACGTCGGGCGATCAATGGCTGAGAAACTCAAAGAATTGATTCCCCGCCATCAATTTAAAGTACCAATTCAAGCATCAATTGGTAGCAAAGTTATCGCCAGTGAACATATCCCCGCTTTACGCAAAGATGTACTCGCCAAGTGTTATGGCGGTGACATCAGCCGGAAGAAGAAACTTTTGCAAAAGCAAGCCAAAGGTAAAAAGCGAATGAAGGCTGTAGGTACAGTTGATGTACCGCAAGAAGCTTTTATGGCTGTGTTGCGTTTAGATCAAAATTAA
- a CDS encoding group 1 glycosyl transferase, with translation MKILVLSWEFPPRIVGGIARHVSELYPELVKLGHEIHLITVEFGQAPMYEMVEGINVHRVPVGHSNDFFHWVVNLNQSMGHHGGKLILEEGTFDLIHAHDWLVGDAAIALKHTFKIPLIATIHATEYGRYNGIHNDIQNYIHGKETLLAFDAWRIIVCTDYMRREVERALHSPWNKVDVIYNGIRPEKKQHHQDFHAQDFRRQFAEDGEKIVYYVGRMTYEKGVPVLLNAAPKVLAQMGGYVKFVIIGGGNTDHLKQQAADLGIWDKCYFTGFLSDEYLDKFQTIADCAVFPSFYEPFGIVALESFASRVPVVVSDTGGFPEVVQHTKTGIVTWVNDPDSLAWGILEVLKNPGYRQWLVDNAYEDLERRFSWPNLAQQTESVYQRVMQERSQVIW, from the coding sequence ATGAAAATACTTGTATTAAGTTGGGAATTTCCCCCAAGGATAGTCGGAGGTATTGCTAGACACGTATCTGAGTTGTACCCGGAACTAGTCAAGTTAGGACATGAAATCCATTTGATTACAGTAGAGTTCGGTCAAGCGCCGATGTATGAGATGGTTGAAGGGATAAATGTACATCGAGTCCCTGTAGGACATAGTAACGACTTTTTTCACTGGGTTGTCAATCTTAACCAAAGCATGGGACATCACGGTGGTAAGCTCATTTTAGAAGAAGGGACATTTGATTTAATCCATGCCCATGATTGGTTAGTTGGAGATGCAGCGATCGCTCTCAAGCATACTTTTAAAATTCCCTTAATAGCAACAATCCACGCTACAGAATACGGACGCTATAACGGTATTCATAACGATATCCAAAATTACATTCACGGTAAAGAAACCTTACTTGCTTTCGATGCTTGGCGAATTATCGTTTGTACCGACTATATGCGCCGAGAAGTAGAACGCGCTCTCCACAGCCCTTGGAATAAAGTAGATGTCATATATAACGGTATTCGTCCCGAAAAAAAACAGCATCATCAAGATTTTCATGCCCAAGATTTTCGCCGTCAATTTGCCGAAGATGGTGAAAAAATTGTTTACTATGTCGGCCGGATGACTTACGAAAAGGGTGTACCAGTATTATTAAATGCTGCACCTAAAGTCCTAGCCCAAATGGGTGGTTACGTTAAATTTGTGATTATTGGTGGCGGTAATACTGATCATCTTAAACAGCAAGCCGCAGATTTAGGTATTTGGGATAAATGCTATTTTACGGGTTTCTTATCTGATGAATACTTAGATAAATTCCAAACAATTGCCGACTGTGCTGTATTCCCCAGTTTTTATGAACCCTTTGGGATTGTGGCTTTAGAAAGTTTTGCGTCTCGCGTTCCTGTGGTAGTTTCAGATACCGGGGGTTTCCCTGAAGTTGTGCAGCATACCAAAACTGGTATTGTTACCTGGGTAAATGATCCTGATTCATTAGCGTGGGGAATTTTAGAGGTTTTGAAAAACCCTGGATATCGGCAATGGCTGGTAGATAACGCTTATGAAGATTTAGAACGTCGCTTTAGCTGGCCAAATTTAGCCCAGCAAACAGAATCAGTTTATCAGCGAGTTATGCAGGAGCGATCGCAAGTTATCTGGTAA
- a CDS encoding peptidase S51, with protein sequence MTKAFPDIAKFWKNLGTVLLRMGASLITRLTAYLKRHFIDNTVDVVSPVSHLPRLAGPVLNLGGGGPDVEKAIQWMIDQVRGGTSNATKVDVVVLRTYGSDDYNHLIYGMRGVNSVRTLIISNRQEANRDDIVEKVRKAGVVFFAGGDQCQYIRSWKNTKLENAVREVYTRGGAIGGTSAGAMIHSEYIYDSCACEDSIETREILEDPYQNITFSYDFFQWGHLRGTIIDTHFDSRKRMGRIMAFIARQIQDGKAKRVLGIAISEETSVVVDKYGLIKVMGRNAAYFVLGDHPPEVCKPRTPLTYHDYKIWRVPSGETFDLRNPPNRGYYFRSVKRGRFNSDPY encoded by the coding sequence ATGACGAAGGCATTCCCAGATATAGCAAAATTCTGGAAAAATTTGGGAACTGTGTTGTTAAGGATGGGTGCCAGTTTAATAACCCGTCTTACAGCATACCTGAAACGCCACTTCATTGACAACACTGTAGACGTTGTTTCGCCCGTTTCCCACCTTCCCCGACTAGCTGGCCCAGTACTGAACTTAGGCGGCGGTGGCCCTGATGTCGAGAAGGCCATTCAATGGATGATTGACCAAGTTAGGGGAGGGACTAGCAACGCTACGAAAGTTGATGTGGTAGTTCTCCGTACTTATGGCAGTGATGATTATAATCACCTGATCTATGGTATGAGAGGTGTGAATTCTGTCAGAACTCTCATCATTAGTAACCGCCAAGAGGCTAACCGAGATGATATTGTCGAAAAAGTCCGAAAAGCTGGCGTAGTTTTCTTTGCTGGTGGCGACCAATGCCAATACATCCGCAGTTGGAAAAACACCAAACTAGAAAATGCCGTCAGAGAAGTCTACACTAGAGGTGGTGCCATTGGTGGAACTAGCGCAGGTGCCATGATTCACAGTGAGTATATTTACGATTCTTGCGCCTGTGAAGACAGCATCGAAACTAGAGAAATCCTTGAAGACCCTTATCAAAATATCACCTTTAGTTATGATTTTTTTCAATGGGGTCATTTGCGCGGAACCATTATCGATACCCATTTTGATAGCCGCAAACGGATGGGTAGAATTATGGCTTTTATTGCACGACAAATTCAGGATGGCAAAGCCAAACGTGTTTTAGGGATAGCTATTAGTGAGGAAACCTCAGTTGTCGTAGATAAGTATGGTCTCATAAAAGTGATGGGAAGAAATGCCGCCTATTTTGTCTTAGGAGACCACCCTCCAGAGGTATGTAAACCCCGAACGCCCCTAACTTACCATGACTATAAGATTTGGCGAGTTCCCAGCGGCGAAACATTCGACCTGAGAAACCCACCAAATCGAGGTTATTACTTTAGAAGCGTCAAACGAGGCAGATTTAATTCAGATCCCTATTGA